tgcggcggagttaaacatgtttatgatatctcaaccctccccctatacctctatccaatgtagaaaagttaaCGCATAAAAATAcgtaaatttaaaattcagttcacgagaagtccgagtctgatgtcagaagatgtaaccaaagaaaacaaacaaaatgacaattatacatcaATAGCAACAGACTACtacagttaactgacatgccggctccagacttcaattaaactgaataccatatttctattccctaGTCATCCTAAGAGATCATAATCATTGCAGAAATAGAACTTAGAATAAATAATATCCCCGTCTTAAACGTCCATTCGGAGTGGTAAACATTTATTGTTAAAGTAGCGGAAACTACCAAAGGTAATATATGGGGCACCACTAATGATCGTATaatcatataatattttttttcttaattttttggcATCATGCACCCTAAATTGATAGAGGTATTAAGTAAACGTAAAAGCAAAGCGACAGTAAGTATTACATATAAGAGTGATTGTTTTGAAACTTCTAAAAGGACAGATTGAAGCACAAACTTTGTTTAACtataacttttaaattgtaaatcgtTATATTCATTGAgtgtcaaaacataataatcttaaataaagagataaaaaaaatcaagttcgtgatgacaaaaaaacataaggaggaatcaataataatagaaagggaattgattgattgattgattgttagttgcttaacgccgcattagcacaaaaaggctatatcgcggcgagagctaattcgaatatttttacaatttaaagcatatttttaaaataagacaaaaagtccttcaatttgttttttttttacaaaaaatcaacagtaaaataacgtgataaaaattaaaatcgatttaaatataataacatttttatattctataataaattccaatttcttttaaaaaagcaacaatatttgtaaatgaaacattattaaataaatcatacatattattgacattgaaatgcttcttacgaatatcagcaaattaaaacatgtttaatagtatacttgcagttcCAAGGAACccattgtggttcatcttcattttttaaaagatactcgtgtgttattctagtatgaccaatacgacatctagtaataacacactgatcttttctgcacataattttattaaaaggtttgcctaaattaggtttaatttcatgcaatttattatcatcttttttactccatttatttttcaatatattaaaaacatattctctaatattagatttaaaattgaattagaTTGAAAAGAACATTACTATTCCTTTGTCATATTTATATTCTGCAAATCAATCAGTACATAAAAGACAATAATAACATGACTTGAAACATTGCAGTTCCTAACCTATCAGTTACACCCGCAAATTCCCTatacttaaatattttaataagtcATTTAATGATAGCAAGATTATTTTCACCAATATCTTTACTAACCAtgaaatgcaaaatttaaaaaacaaatgaaagattTAATTTCTATCAAACATTTCCTACAACacagatcataaaaaacaagtAAGATTAAATGCACTAATAggtaaaaccaaaaaaacaaaaacactcaCACTTTTAAAACACCAATGGATGTTCCGGCAAAATCACCTGTTTCTGATGCACTTTTCGTACTTGACGTCTTCTTTAGGGAATTACATTTAAGTGCAAGGACTGGGGTCTCCTTCGAAGATGCTACAACCTAGATAAACAAGAATGAATTGCACATTAAAAAATCAGACTATATATGTGAAAATCCTTTGACAAGAATATTAcataacaaattaacaaatttcatTGGCATATGATCGACTTTTAACGGAATAAATTAAAACTTGGTATTAACGAACTTCATTTTAAGCAGTAGTCTTTTATAAGCCCATGTACAAActattaatacattttacagaaataatCGAAGATCTGTCGTTTGCAGTAAATTCtgcaaatgacaaaaacattgtAATATGACATATGACAACATTCAAAgacatttgtttataaatattaaattgagaatgaaacCGGGAATGCatcaaacagacaacaacccgaacataAGAGCAGAAATCATCCTAAggtcaccaatgagtcttcaatacAGCTATAAAAAAACGCATCCGTAGGAGGGCTTCCGCTGGCTctaaacaataatgtatacTTGTTAAGCGAAAATGGACGTAATACTTAGCTccgaaacatataaattaatcacaatttgcataaaaaacttacaaaaaataatgCGTTAGGATTTAAGTATCATCCAATCATAGAATATACGGAAAGAACATAAAATTTGTCATGGCATCAACTGGTTTTAGGATAACTGTTTTTTTGTCGATGCAAACAACCAAATCGTAAAATATGactgcatgttgatttatatttacgaataatgtccttgtaccgatgataaaattaagtCGACCATTAGATGGTGataagggaacgtcaccatctaaaaatgggaTTCAACAATTTGAAAGTGAAAACCATCTTTCGGTATTAAGCTTCCAGtgaaagatataaatatatcaaaaatcaggaagatccaatgttcattgttagtattagcctTTTAGCTAGTTCAACAGGCCTCTTTAGTGTGCATattgaagtcgtcattattagGACATTTGTAGGAggcaatatatcatccaaatatctaaaggtgttattaaatttttgcatcagatgttgtttcgattgGTCTTTGCTGGTTTTAGTCATACcttgaaattcataaaaatatagaaacagACACATTTAGTGGTGCACAGCTAGTCCTAATTAGAATCACCTGAGCgaacatcaatattttttagtaaatatatGTATGCAGTATTCGTACCAAAGTAAGTCCAATTGACATATTTGTCTTATTCGTTGATACTATTAAAAGAcctgaaatagttatcaaaggtaccaggattataatgtatacgccagacgagcgtttaaTCTACATatgactcaccagtgacgctgaTATCAAAATCGAGAAGTTGTacgatatatattttgtgtgtgtgtgggaCATATTATTTGTGTCATATTTAtccctttttttctaaattaagtCTTTTTCGAAAAAAGAAACTGACATTACATCATCGACCAATTATAACGTGCTTGTtcttggcactcacaccacatcttcctatatctattgttctagacaaaacatttatatcgattggttaaattttatatatgttttttacgATATTCAGAATTTCCCAAAACTTAAAGTGTAACGCGGGACAAGgataatattcaaaatgaaggttttattgatttttacttAATGAAAAATAGTCtgttacataaacaaaattgCACTATTCGGAAAAAAGAATTTGTaaagctttaaaatgatatataaaacttTAGAATATCAagtttaatgtttataaattaatgATATGAATGTATCTTGTCCACGATTTCACCAAAACAACACAATTTGTGTGCGACGTTTCTTTTTGTTGCAGAGTTATAaaccaaaatctacattttacgcCTCTGTTCTAATTTTACCCATCTTGATTGGGTTAACGGACAaattataaactagataccatagtgatgattgtggccaagtttggttagatttggcccagtagtttcagaggagaagatttttgcgacggacgccaagtgatgggaaaagctcacttggccctgtgggacaggtgagctaaaaagtaatGTCTTCCGGATTCTTGTTTCATCGGCCGGTAtttctgtacaaaataatatttatagcGTAACATAAAGTTGAAGGATATtgctatctttttatttttcttcttgtatgacgtcagactctttaaaataaagaaaaagtttgacAAGAAAAggggcacaattggttcccatttGAATTCCGACAGTTTACTTTGGAATGTTGCGCGGgttaacaatttttgttcatGATTTCGGTTTGCCGTTTGCTTTTAATTGCTTTGTGtgaattaaataatttcaacatCCTCTGGTCGCTCCATAAACATGGTTGATTGTTATGaatattgtgaaattttcatcATTCTCGGGTTGTGATTAATTGGTTAATTGATGTTTGCTTTACGCCACATTAGCATAAAAAGGCGATATCACCGCGAGAgctaattcaaatattttttcaattcaatgtaatttgttaataaaggaaatttattatttacaaaaaaaaatcaaaactaaaataacgtgataataattcaaattgtttttaatttatacaacatttttaaactttacaatatattacaacttcttttgaaaatgaagcaagcaacaatatttgcaattgaaacattatataataCCTTATACATATTATTAATATTGGAATGATTCCTACGAATACAAGCAGAGTCAATACAATAAAGTAAAACGTGTGTTATggtatacttgcagttgcaaggtataaattgtggttcatcttcatttttcaaaagatattCGTGTGTTATTCTACATgttctagtatgaccaatacgacatctagaagtaacatgattgattgattgttggttgcttaacgtccagtggcaaatatttcatgcaaatttagaacgagaacaagttcacaataaatacaataggtaggttgatacaatagaggccatctgggatgatggtcggagaaatttggactgccaccggaaaaggagggtaaattggatagggacagaaattttgccttgcaacaggccacctacggacccctcaaagagttgttgcaagggttctcaacgtgcaaagagcgtggcactctctttacacgaggcatcggatttaacgcccccctctgaccggacgtgactgcgaacttgatacatcccgcacagccaaacggacgccccactttaatgtaatatattatcatttttttttactacactcatttgtcaataaataaactagaggctctaaagagcctgtgtcgctcaccttggtctatgtgaatattaaacaaaggaagcagatggattcatgacaaaattatgttttggtgatggtgatgtgtttgtacatcttactttactaaacattcttgttcttacaattatctctatctataatgaacttggcccattaGTTTCAGTGGacaatgttagtaaaaatttacaagttttatgaaaattgtaaaaaaattgacttaaaaggacaataactccttaggggtcgggtcaattgaccatttcggtcatgttgattcaattgtagatcttactttgctgaacattattgctgtttacagtttatctctatctataataatattcaagataatgaccaaaaacagcaaaatttccttaaaattaccaattcaggggcagcaacccaacaacgggttgtccgattcatctgaaaatttcaggaaagatagatcttgacttgataaacaattttaccccatgtcagatttgctttaaatgctttggtttttgagtaataagccaaaaactgcgttttacccctatgttctatttttagccatagcggccatcttggttggtttggcgggtcacgccactcattttttaaactagataccccaatgatgattgtggccaagtttggtttaatttggcccaatagtttcagaggagaagatttttgtaaaagttaacgacgaaggacgacgacgacgacggacgccaagtgatgagaaaagctcacttggccctttgggccaggtgagctaaaaacataTCCTCTAATATTGGATCTAAAATCGGTATATGGTTTATAACAGTAAGATTAAAGGCCATACATAAGTAACGTTGTGTATTATTAAAACAAGCTATATCTAGTAGCGGCGTTTAAATCAATGACATGCCATGTTCACAATGGttatttgttcaaaatatatacattgacGTATGCAAGAAACATagataatataattaaaatattgtcattCAGGGTTGTACATTTAATAAACctgtttttgtttctgtttaacCACAAGTCAGGTGTGATAAACATTCAACTGTTATTGATCATTCATACAGAAGATTATATCTGTATATGCCATAACAAACTTCAACCTTCGCGTTTAGATGATtaagtataataaaatattaataagttAAACATGCACATGTCTTGTTTATATAAAGAGTTGCACGTGATTGCACTATAATAATGCAATAGCGTTAATGAAAACATAGTGAATCATGTTTATATGTTGAACAAgatttataaaatcataaaagataATAGACTTTTTATCTTGTTCATATAGTCTAAACTACAAagaactcatcagtgacactcacaTAATTTCAGGATACAATCAAGTACGAAGTTAAATTAAGAACATTGAACAGTGtgttaaaatgaaacaaaatcatCTATAGTTATGGGGGAAAGTGCGCAAATGGCAGCACATATGCCACCAGCCGACCCAGTAACTCCAGCGGCCAATTTAGCAGTCGCCCCTGTCATTCCTGCCGATTGAAACGTAGCAAACATACTACCAGCAGGTACAGAACCTGCAAACGAAGCCATCCATGTTGCAGCCCATGATCCAGCTGTTATTCCAGAAGATGTAAAACCTAGAACTGGTAGTATGGTCGCTGTCCCAAATAACGCAGTTGCTCCAACGGAGGCAAGACATGAGTAGTAGCATATGTTTCCACCTGAGTAAATAACAGCATTATGTTatggtttatttatttaactaCACATTTTGTCACATACTCGATTTGTAAATCTATAACGTATATTTTTGTGacttcttttttcctttttactcCTCTATGGTTTTATGTAAGTTTGTAGTAGATGTgaatattcaaagttttttttacttgtgTTAAAATCAGTACTTTATTACCCACCACTGCAGTGCTACTGAATTACAAAAGTGACTTCTACTCAGGGCCAGTGGGTTTTCGGTAAATTATGAGTATAGCATTTGTGACAATATTTAGGTATTTCATGTTcatatttatcttcttttgaACGTCAACATTAAGATAAacactatttattttatttattttgatttaaacttGAACGATTTGTAAgtgtaaaaaatatgtatttcataaACAGAAACCCTTAATCTTACCTTCAACACTAGACGGAAGGGTCAACAGCAGAACAACAAACAGCACAGCGGACTTTGTATTATGCATCATGTCTACAATAAGACActtaacaaaacaatattgatatttaacattttatatatgtctatacatttaaaaaagaataatttcaaaatcaatgaCTAGATAGTAAAATAACTAACATTAAGAAATCCcaaggaaaactaaaaaaatgttggattaaaccAGGTGTTCATTAACAAGTTTAAGGCACATATATTTGGAATACTCATGAATATACAACATAACTTTATACGAGAGATGATTATCGCTACCCATTACTTTACAGATAAtgcaattatatttaatttactgACTATACAAATTAGTCGTTTTTTGGTTTTTCTTGCTCTAAATATAACTGGTGTAGCTCTTCAGcaaactatatatattaaaaatcagTGACTACTTTCATTCTtcataaaaacacaatttcaaatataataaattattaaaaatccTAGTTGTACACATGTTATTTGAATAGCAACCGTCGTAACTGTTAATGGAGTAGTATCTTCACCACAAATTCTCACATATACCGTTTGATAGAAATGTTATCAAGAGGAAGTAAAGataaatattaaacttttaatttgaattcttgctgaaattttgtttttaacttcaGTTATACATTGGATATGTAGTTgaattgtatactttttttcaaaatttctaaaCTAAAACATTATGCATAGTTTCCGATTAAATGACATGATTTCCCTGCAAACAATTATATCTTTCAATATATCGATCAATAAACTGGATACTTTGTAAGTAgatatttgttacatttttacTCTTCAAATAGTTGTATcctcattttttaaatttaaattattggtTTCGAAGAAAAATTAAGCATTCTACTATTTTACTTACATATTccttaatattagaaaaatcaACAACTTCAAACACAATTTAACCTTGAATAACATGTgactaaaatgtaaaaatcatttctattgaatttgtcagtatattatatatactcgACACTGAGATTGCCAAATTATACTATAAAGGCGGGTattgtatgaaatattcaagtgatttacaaatttaaataaccTGTAAATCGAttaaatcttttattcaaaCTGCATAATAATGTTTTTCGCGtaaatttatttctgaaatGAAACGTCATTTTGAAAACTTCAACATAGGTAATTTCACTATAAATCTTCCTTATGGAACAAAtattcaatgatgattaaaaattaaaattgattaacc
The nucleotide sequence above comes from Mytilus trossulus isolate FHL-02 chromosome 5, PNRI_Mtr1.1.1.hap1, whole genome shotgun sequence. Encoded proteins:
- the LOC134718664 gene encoding uncharacterized protein LOC134718664, which codes for MMHNTKSAVLFVVLLLTLPSSVEGGNICYYSCLASVGATALFGTATILPVLGFTSSGITAGSWAATWMASFAGSVPAGSMFATFQSAGMTGATAKLAAGVTGSAGGICAAICALSPITIDDFVSF